The following proteins are co-located in the Phyllostomus discolor isolate MPI-MPIP mPhyDis1 chromosome 1, mPhyDis1.pri.v3, whole genome shotgun sequence genome:
- the TIMM9 gene encoding mitochondrial import inner membrane translocase subunit Tim9, translating to MAAQMPETDQIKQFKEFLGTYNKLTETCFLDCVKDFTTREVKPEETTCSEHCLQKYLKMTQRISMRFQEYHIQQNEALAAKAGLLSQPR from the exons ATGGCTGCACAAATGCCAGAAACTGATCAGATAAAACAG TTTAAAGAATTTCTTGGAACCTACAATAAACTTACAGAAACCTGTTTTTTGGACTGTGTTAAAGACTTCACAACAAGAGAAGTAAAACCTGAAGAG ACCACCTGTTCAGAACATTgcttacagaaatatttaaaaatgactcaaagAATATCCATGAGGTTTCAGGAATATCATATTCAGCAAAACGAAGCCCTGGCAGCCAAAGCAGGACTCCTCAGTCAGCCACGGTAG